The Salvelinus namaycush isolate Seneca chromosome 8, SaNama_1.0, whole genome shotgun sequence genome has a segment encoding these proteins:
- the LOC120051882 gene encoding guanine nucleotide-binding protein G(I)/G(S)/G(O) subunit gamma-12-like produces the protein MQSSNNIAHARRAVQQLRIEASIERIKVSKASADLMHYCGEQGKYDPLLMGIPASENPFKDKKPCTIL, from the exons ATGCAGAGTTCCAATAACATTGCCCATGCCAGGAGGGCAGTCCAGCAGCTGAGAATAGAAGCCAGCATTGAGAGAATTAAG GTGTCCAAGGCCTCAGCAGACCTGATGCACTACTGTGGAGAACAGGGTAAATATGACCCTCTACTCATGGGTATCCCAGCCTCTGAAAACCCCTTCAAAGACAAGAAGCCATGCACTATATTATAG
- the LOC120051883 gene encoding growth arrest and DNA damage-inducible protein GADD45 alpha-like, with the protein MCNMTFEETSGENSTERMDSVSKALEEVITSALPQGCVTVGVYEAAKSLNVDPDNVVLCLLATDEEQVEDVALQIHFTLIQAFCCENDINILRVSNMRRLAEILGGVKPGEEPMDLHCVLVTKSTTCKDPALSKVNRFCRDSRILDQWVPIINLPDR; encoded by the exons ATGTGCAATATGACTTTTGAGGAAACCAGTGGAGAAAACTCTACAGAAAG GATGGATTCGGTGTCTAAAGCATTGGAGGAGGTTATCACCTCCGCGTTACCCCAAGGTTGCGTCACTGTAGGAGTCTACGAGGCAGCAAAGTCACTCAATGT GGACCCCGATAATGTGGTACTGTGCCTCCTGGCCACAGATGAGGAGCAGGTCGAGGACGTGGCTTTACAGATCCACTTCACCCTGATTCAGGCGTTCTGCTGCGAGAACGACATCAACATCCTGCGGGTCAGCAACATGAGGCGCCTCGCTGAGATACTTGGAGGAGTGAAGCCTGGAGAAGAGCCCATGGACCTGCACTGTGTACTTGTTACT AAGTCAACCACGTGCAAGGACCCAGCTCTGAGCAAAGTGAATCGCTTCTGTAGAGACAGTCGAATACTGGACCAGTGGGTCCCCATCATCAACTTACCTGACCGATGA